The Cervus elaphus chromosome 21, mCerEla1.1, whole genome shotgun sequence genome window below encodes:
- the NPBWR1 gene encoding neuropeptides B/W receptor type 1, whose translation MHNASYWGPERANTSCPEPAPTLGCPNASGLPPPLPPPLAVAVPVVYAVICAVGLAGNSAVLFVLLRAPRRKTVTNLFILNLAVADELFTLVLPVNIADFLLRRWPFGELLCKLVVAVDQYNTFSSLYFLTVMSADRYLVVLATAESRRVAGRTYGAARAVSLAVWGVATLVVLPFVVFARLDEEQGRRQCVLVFPQPEALWWRASRLYTLVLGFAIPVSTICVLYTSLLCRLRAIRLDSHAKALDRAKKRVTVLVVAILAVCLLCWTPYHLSTVVALTTDLPQTPLVIAVSYFITSLSYANSCLNPFLYAFLDDSFRRSLRQRLACRAAC comes from the coding sequence ATGCACAACGCGTCGTACTGGGGGCCGGAGCGCGCCAACACGTCGTGCCCTGAGCCCGCGCCCACGCTCGGCTGCCCCAATGCGTCCGggctgccgccgccgctgccgccgccgctggCCGTGGCCGTGCCCGTTGTGTATGCGGTGATCTGCGCTGTGGGGCTGGCGGGCAACTCGGCGGTGCTGTTCGTGCTGCTGCGGGCGCCGCGCAGGAAGACCGTCACCAACCTGTTCATCCTCAACCTGGCCGTGGCCGACGAGCTCTTCACGCTCGTGCTGCCTGTCAACATCGCGGACTTTCTGCTGCGGCGCTGGCCCTTCGGGGAGCTCCTATGCAAGCTCGTCGTGGCCGTCGACCAGTACAACACCTTCTCCAGCCTCTATTTCCTCACGGTCATGAGCGCCGACCGCTACCTGGTGGTGCTGGCCACCGCTGAGTCGCGCCGGGTGGCCGGCCGCACGTACGGCGCCGCGCGCGCGGTGAGCCTGGCCGTCTGGGGGGTCGCGACGCTGGTGGTGCTGCCCTTCGTGGTGTTCGCGCGGCTCGACGAGGAGCAGGGCAGGCGCCAGTGCGTGCTGGTCTTCCCACAGCCCGAGGCCTTGTGGTGGCGCGCGAGCCGCCTCTACACGCTGGTGCTCGGCTTCGCCATCCCCGTGTCCACCATCTGCGTCCTCTACACCTCGCTGCTGTGCCGGCTGCGCGCCATACGCCTCGACAGCCACGCCAAGGCCCTGGACCGCGCCAAGAAGCGGGTGACCGTCCTGGTGGTGGCCATCCTGGCCGTGTGCCTCCTCTGCTGGACGCCCTACCACCTGAGCACCGTGGTGGCGCTCACCACCGACCTCCCGCAGACGCCGCTGGTCATCGCCGTGTCCTACTTCATCACCAGCCTGAGCTACGCCAACAGCTGCCTCAACCCCTTCCTCTACGCATTCCTCGACGACAGCTTCCGCCGGAGCCTCCGCCAGCGGCTGGCATGTCGCGCCGCCTGCTGA